GATAGAAGTTTCAAATTTGAATATCGAGGTAGCACTATGTCCAAAAAACTTGAAAATGCCTTGCTCATTATTTGGGTTGTATCGTTGACAGCAACGCTCGGATCATTGTATTTTTCTGAAATACGAGGCTACGAACCATGTACATTATGCTGGTACCAGCGCATTTTAATGTACCCTATTGTGCTGATTTCAACGATTGCCTACATCCAGAAAAATGCGAAAATTGCATTAACAACAGCCGTTTTTTCTACAATTGGCGCGGCAACATCTCTTTATCATTATAGCCTGCAAAAGTTAGTTTTTATGCAGGATGCAGCACCTGCTTGTGGTCGTGTAGCATGTACCGGTCAGTATATTAACTGGTTAGGCTTTATTACGATTCCATTTTTGGCGCTTACTGCTTTTGTTATTATAGCAGCAGTTAGTTTTTATATGTTAAAGGTTTTAAAGGGGGAGAAATAATTTGAAGAAGTTAGCGATTGTCGGTGCGGTTATTGTGTTATTATTCGCAGCAATTATTGTGCTGACAAACATGAAAAACAATGAAAAACTAGAAAACAATCCGTACGGTACAGACAACTTAAAACAATCAACAATCGACTTGTTGGACGATGAAAACTATCAAAATATCATTTTACCGAATGCATTAGCAGAAAAAATTGAGTCAGGTGACGGCGTTGTCGGCTATTTCTTCAGTCCTGAATGTTCTCACTGCCAAAACTACACTCCAAAACTTATGCCGATTGCCGATGAACTAGATGTTCAAGTTGATCAATTAAACATTCTTGAGTATACGGATGAGTGGACTACTTATAATATTCAAGCAACACCAACTCTTATCTACTTCGAAAATGGTGAAGAAGTTGCTCGTTTAGAAGGTGACGCACCAGATGAAACAACGCGTCAATTCTTTAACGATGTTGTGTTAAAATAAGATTATATTCAAAATCGTGTTCTTTACGAGCACGATTTTTCATTTGGAGGAAAATTAATGTTCACATATATCATTCACGAAAACGGACAAACCGTTGAAGACCTGCTTCGCGAAAAGTGGCGCTTAGGCAAAAAGCTTGTTCACGAATTACGTATGGCCAAAGCGGTTACAATCGATGGCGAGCCAATTATATGGAAAGAGTCGTTCGAGAAAGGGACGAAAATCGAATTTGCATTTGATATTCCCTCTTCTAACTATATTCCAACGGACAGCTGTGATGTAAATATCCGCTATGAAGACGAGCACTGCCTAATTGTTTCAAAGCCTAAAGGAATGGCGACACATCCAAACGAACCAACTGACAATGACACATGCATGAATCATGTAATGCGTCATATTATGGACAACGGCGGGCATTATGCAGAGCACGTACACCGTTTGGATCAAGGGACAAACGGGTTACTGCTTGTTGCAAAGCATCCGATTGCAAAGTCTATTTTTGACCGCATGATTGAGGAAAAAACAATCATCCGTACGTATGCCGCAGAAGTTCAGGGCAATCTTCGTACAGACAGCGGTACGATCAACGCGGCCATCGGTAAAGACCGTCATCACAATACTCGCCGTGTTGTGTCACCTACTGGCCAGCATGCCGTGACACATTATGAAGTAGTGAATCGCTATAAAGGTACATGTGTTGTCCATGTTGTTCTTGAGACAGGTCGTACACACCAGATTCGCGTGCATATGGCGCATTTAGGTCACCCGATCGTAGGTGATACAATGTACGGTGCACGTGAAACCGCATCAGGCGATTATGAATTGCACGCCATTCAGCTAGCATTTATGCACCCGTTTTTAGACGAGCAGATCATCGTTAAAGATAACTAAAAAACGGGGCTGGGACAGAATTAGTTCCAGTTCACGCAAAAAAGAGAAATTGCACAATGCAATTTCTCTTTTTTGCGCTTTATTAAGAAAATATTGGAAGAGGTATTAACCTCTTACCGCATACTTCCTTAAATTTGTGGCCATTAGTGCCAAACCTATTTCGTTAGTAACCTTTGATTTTCCCCGAACAGAAAATCGACGGAAACACAAATTAGCCTTCAAGAATCCAAAAACTGGTTCCACGTCAATTTTACGTTGACGATAAATGGCAGCCGTTTTTTCTTCTGAAAGCTTCGCTCTTACTTCTTCTTTTTGTTGTTCCCAATTCTCATTAATCATGAGTCTACGATTTTTCCCTTCCGCTGCTTTGGTACACTTTGTACGGAAAGGACACCCTGTACATTCTTCACATTCATAGATTTTAAATTCTCTTTGGAAACCTGATTTATCCGTACGAACAGAATTGTATTGGAATCGTAATCTCTTTTCATTTGGACATATGTATGCATCGTTTTCTTTCTCATACACCCAATTGCTTGTCTTAAAAGGATCATTTTTGTATTTTCGCTTCTGTTCGTTCAAGTAATGATTGAATGTAATGAGTGCTGTTCGTTTTCGATTGTTAAGAATATCCTGGTAATTCTGTTCACTGCCGTATCCGGCATCCGCTACAATATGCTTTGGTAACTCGAAATAATTTTCTTCAATTTGATTAAGAAATGGAATAAGCGTTTTCGTGTCTGTTGGATTTGGAAATACATCGTACGCGAGTGTATATTGACCTTCAGTAGCGATTTGTACATTATATCCTGGCTTCAATTGGCCGTTTTGCATATAGTCATCTTTCATCCGCATAAATGTTGCTTCATGATCCGTCTTTGAATAACTGTTACGTGTGCCAAACACATCAAAATCTTTTTGGTATTTCTGCTTTCTTATGATCCAATCGTGTACTTGTTTAAGTATTTGCTTCGGTGTTTTTCGTTCGCTACGTAATCTTTTTCGCTCAATGACATCGTCAGAATGCTCTATTTTGCTCGTATAGTCGTCGACTACTTCTTCTAGGTGATGTGCTACTTGAGTTAACTCTTCTAATGATAACTGTTCATCATTTTCACGTTTGATTTCAGGAATAATTTGATGTTCAAGTAACTCATCGTAAAGTTTATTTGATTTTTCTACGAGGTTGGTGTGATGTTTTTCCACTGATTTTTTCCAAACAAATGTGAACTTATTGGCATTTGCCTCAATCTTTGTGCCATCGATAAAAATCGCTTCCTGATCGATGAGTTTTTCTTCAACTAACTGACAACGGAATTGTACAAAACATTGGCGAATGAGTTCTTTCATATTTGGATGTACACGAAAACGATTAATAGTGCGATAACTTGGTTCATATCCTTGGGCAAGCCACATCATACGGATACTGTCTCTAGTCAGATCTTCAATTTTTCTTCCTGAAAAAGTGGATTGTGTGTAACCACATAGAATCAGCTTTAGCATCATACGTGGATGATACGATGGGCAACCCGTATGGTGAATGAAAGGAGCGAAAGCTTCGTTTGGAATGCTTTCGACCAAATTATGGATTGAAAAGGCAATATCATTTTTATGTAACTTTACTTCTAAATCTAGCGGTAAAATAAGTTGATTCATGTTATAATCTTTAAACATAAGGACACTTCTTTCGTTTGAAATTTGGTTGTAGGATACTTAAATTTTAACAGAGAATGTCCTTTTTTTATGCTCGAAATTATGCAGAGATTTACTTGATATAGAAGAAAAATTAGTTGTTCGGAGTGAAGGCGGCGACTCCCAGGGGACAAGCACGTGGGAGAGACTAAAGGCTCGATCCGTGCCCCCAGGAAAGCGTCCGCCGTAACGGAGAACAACGGCTACATAGTAGACACAAAATAATAAAGCCGTTCAATTTTACTCATCGTAAAATTTGAACGGCTTTTTATTGAGGAGGGTTTTGTCCCAACCTCTTTTCTTATCTTTTTTCACGCTCAATATAGGTTACTTCATTCGCTCTCGAAAGTTGATAAATTAAGCTTCTACCAGTTGAGTGTAATTCTTTTTCTTTAATTACAAACTGATCCCCTGTTTTTGTTGTAAATGTGATGTCTCCCTTGTTACTGCCTACAACATATTCATAAACAACTTCATCGAGTTCTTCCCACCGATATTGTTGTTCCTCAAATAAATAGTGTCGTTCCAATTGTTCCTGGCTAATCAATAAATAATTTTGAGTCGATAAATAACCAATGCCAATACTCAATATAAAGAGTAACATTCCGATTAAATAAACTTTCATATTACGCCTGTACGCTAAAAGCCAAAACATCACAATTAAAACAAAACCTGTTACAAGTACAAGTCTTAAATTAATCGGGTTTGGAATAAATGTGGCGGCCGACTTATTATACTGAAAAAATTCATTCTGAAAAATCGGATGGAAAATCATAATAAAAGGTGCAACAACTACAATCGTTACTGCTGACATTGAGAAAAACAAACTCGGTGAAAATTTTTTAAACACAGTTTCACTCCCCCTAAGTTAAAACGATGTTAGAAATCAAAATGGAAATTATCCGGATCCTTCCCGAAACGTTCATTGCGATTCAATGCATTTAACTGCTGCATTGTTTCATTTGTTAATTCGAAATGATATAGTTCAATATTTTCTTTAATACGTGAAGCTGTAACAGATTTCGGAATGATGATGACATCATTTTGTAAATGCCAACGTAAGATGATTTGAGCTGGTGATACATTATATTCATTTGCAATACGAATAATCGTTTCGTCGTTTAAAACATTTCCACGGCCTAGCGGTGACCACGCCGTTACCGCGATCCGCTGCTGTTCACAAAATGTGCGCAGCGTTTCTTGGGACAAATACGGATGGGCTTCGATTTGGTTGACCATTGGCGCGACATTGCAAGTTGCCATAATTTTTTTCAAATGATGTTCATGATGATTGGATACCCCAGGTACACGGATAAGCTTCTCATCATACAAGCGCTCAATTGCACGGAACGTATCTACATATTTATCCTCAACCGGCCAATGTGTTAAATAAAGATCCACATAATCCATATCAAGCTTTTTCAGTGATGTTTCAAATGCACGCAAAGTATTGTCATACCCTTGGTCGCTGTTCCAAACTTTTGTCGTAACAAAGATGTCCTCGCGCGGTACAGAAGAATGGCGAACTGCTTCCCCTACTTCTTCTTCATTGTAATAAAGCGCGGCCGTGTCGATTGCACGGTAGCCTAAATCAAGCGCTGTTTCAATCGCCTGAAGTGTTTCATCACGGTCCGTCATTTTATAAACTCCTAAACCTAAATAAGGCATTTCTACACCATTCATTAACTTTTTCGTTGATTGTAAATTCATCTTGTTCACCTCTTACATTTGATTGTGTTTATTATAACATTCTAATTATTTATCGTTTACTAATTGCTATTATTTGTTAATACATACAGTCTTGTAAACTTATTCTCTAGTATATTACTATTTACAGAATAATCTTCCTGCTTCAGGAGTATATATTATAATATATTCTCGTTGAGGAGCTGAAAAACTATGATGGATACACAACTAGTTTTGACTGGATTTTTAAAGCGTGCACAACGGTACTTCCCGAACAAACAAATTATCTCTCGTACAAGCCCCACTAAAACACATCGCATCACATTCAATGACTATGTAAAAAGAACGCACCGTTTAGCGGATGCCCTGACAAAGCTCGGGATGAAGCGTGGTACAAAAGTCGGCACATTTGCCTGGAATCATCACCGTCACCTTGAAGCATATTTTGCGATTCCATGCAGCGGTGCCATTTTACACACGATTAACATCCGCCTTGCCCCTGAACATATTGTTTATATTATCAATCATGCCGAAGATGAAATTTTATTGATTGATAGCGACTTATTCCCGTTAGTCGAGCCTGCACTTGGCCACTTGAAAACGGTTAAGCATATTATCGTCATAGGTGATGAATTAAGCGCTCCACAATCCAGTTTCCCGAATGTATACAGCTACGAACAGCTTCTACAGGAAGCGGATGAAAATTACGAATTCCCGACAGATCTGGATGAAAATTTGCCAGCTGGGATGTGCTACACTTCTGCAACGACAGGTATGCCAAAAGGTGTCGTCTATACACATCGAAGCATCGTGCTTCATAGCCTCGCACTTGGCCTTGCCGAATCCTTTACAGTAAAAGAAAGTGACACTGCCCTTCCTGTTGTACCGATGTTCCATGCAAATGCATGGGGCTTCCCGTTTGCTGCATTGAATTTCGGCTCCAATATTGTTTTACCAGGACCAATGATGACACCTAGTTTAATACTGGACTTGGTTGAACAAGAAAAGGTAACAATTACAGCAGGTGTTCCAACAATTTGGCTTGGCGCACTGGTTGAACAGGAAAAAAATCCACGTGACCTTTCATCTGTCCGTTTAATTATTTCAGGTGGCTCCGCATCACCAAAAGGCTTAATTCAGGCTTACAATGAAAAACTTGGTGTTCCGTACATTAACGCCTACGGTATGACAGAAACTTCACCGCTTGTAAGTATGTCGCATCTAACAAGCGATATGAACGACTATACAGAAGATGAACAGTTAAATATCCGCGTTTCTCAAGGTTTGACAGTTTCGCTAATTGAAACAGAAGTTGTAAATGAAAATGGCCCGGTTCCATGGGATGGAAAAACAATGGGTGAACTGCGTGTCCGCGGTCCATGGATTGCCTCTGAATACTACAATGATGAACGGACTAATGAAGCATTCCGTGATGGGTGGCTTTATACAGGTGACATTGCGGTCTATACAAAAGAAGGCTATATCAAACTTACCGATCGTACGAAAGACCTTATCAAATCGGGTGGAGAATGGATTTCGTCCGTTGATCTGGAAAATGCCCTCATGTCACATCCAGCTGTTTTCGAGGCTGCCGTAATTGCGGTTCCGCATCCGAAGTGGCAAGAGCGTCCGCTGGCATGTGTTGTTTTAAAAGAAGGGGCAACAGCATCTAAAGAAGAGCTTATCGAGTCTATCGAACTGGACTTTGCAAAATGGTGGATTCCGGACGATGTCGTATTTTTAAATGAAATTCCAAAAACTTCTGTCGGCAAATTTTTAAAAGCAACTCTACGAGAACAATTAAAAGACTATAAAGTTCAAATTTAACGAAAGAAAATGTGCACTGAAACGCAAATTTCAGTGCACATTTATTTATTTTCCTTCATCCTCTTCATCATCAAACTGCTGCGGATCTGAAATGCGCTCCGCTTCTTCCAATTGCCCGCCATCTCGTAAGTTCTCCATCTGTTTCCCTAGAATTTTCAGCTCATCCATAGTATTAGCCATATTTCCGTTAACGATTTCTTCTCTTTTCATATGCTATCCCTCCAAATTAATTTAGTATTATTTTTTTCCAATTTTGACTGATTTCTGTCATAAATAAAGTATTCATTCAAATAATTTATGCTATACTGAAAAAAGAGATAATTAAAACATGAGGAGGATACTTCCATGAAATTACTTTTAATTCTTGGTGTCAGCATATCATTTTTAGTAGCTATTTTCACAGCTGGCTATGATAGCAAACCATTCCCAAAAGAAAGATAATTCCACTAGCTTTCCAGTAAAGGACAATCGTCAAGTAGCGATTGTCTTTTTCATTTGACTTTTATTATCACATATTTTATATTAGTTACATAAAGTAAGTTGATTATAAAAAATAACCATTAAGGGAGTTCATATATTATGGCTACACATTTTCATAAAAAACCTAATCTATACCCAGCTCATGTTCAATTAAAGGTTTCTAACTTAGTACGTTCGATCGAATACTACACAACGGTTATCGGCTTTAAAGTATTACAGCAAACAGAAACGGAAGCATACTTAACAGCAGACGGACAAACAAGCTTAGTATCACTAGTCGAAGTACAAAATGCACAGCCGCTTAAACAAGGCTTTGCAGGTTTATACCACTTAGCATTACTATTACCCTCTCGCAAGGACTTAGGAAACATTGTACAGCATTTTGTTAACATGAATATTCGTCTTGGTGCTGCAGATCATGATGTTTCAGAAGCGCTTTACTTGAACGATCCGGATGGAAACGGAATCGAAATTTATATCGACCGTCATGAATCGGAATGGACTTGGAATCAGGATGAACAAGTGCATATGGTGACAGAACAGCTGAATTTCCAGCCGATTTTAGCAGCTGCAGACGGCAACTGGAACGGCCTTCCTGCTGACACTGTTATGGGGCATGTACACTTATCCGTAGTAAATCTGGACAAATCGGAGCAGTTTTATACAAATGTATTGGATTATAATGTTGTGACTCGTTACGGTGCACAGGCGCTGTTCGTATCAACTGGTAAATACCATCACCATTTCGGATTAAACACTTGGAACAGCAACAATGGCCATGCTCCAGCAAACGATATGGTCGGTTTAAAATCCTTTACGGTCGTATTAAAGGATGCGGAATATGCTGAAAAAGTAAAACAAAGCCTGACAACTAACGGATTCATCGTTGAAAACTTTGCAGAAGCACCAGCACACGGTGGCACTCAGTTATTCTCAACTGTTGATCCAAACGGTTTACGCATCGTGTTTACATTAGACGGTGAATAATTACCGGTAACCTAAAGCAAGAGCCCGAAAAATTTTTCGGGCTCTTTTTGAAACTTTCTTTTCTATCCTACGTATACATAACTAATTACAAATAACGGAGGAATTCATTTGTCACTATTTAATAAAGTTTTAGCAAGTGTTGGTATAGGATCTGCAAAAGTTGATACAAAATTACACAAATCAACTTACACATTAAATGAAAATATTTCAGGTGTTGTAGAAATCATCGGGGGTAGCACGGAACAGCAAATTGATGCAATCTATCTAACTCTTTATACAAACTTTATCCGCGAAATTGATGATAAAAAGATTAAAGATGACGCGGTGCTGCACAAATACAAATTAAATGAGCCATTCACAATTCAGGCAGACGAAAAACGCCAAATTCCATTTTCGTTCGCCCTGCCCCCTATTGTTCCGGTAACAACGGGCAACTCGCGTGTATGGATTCAAACGGGCTTAGACATTAAAAATGCGGTAGATCCTACAGATAAGGACTTTATCGAGATTCAGCCAACTCGTCTTGCGAATGGCGTGTTAACAGCGATTCAAAATATGGGCTTCCGGTTACGTAAAGTAGATAACGAACAAGCCCCTTCTTATTTACGCCGCCAAACACCGATTGTACAGGAATTTGAGTTTACACCGACAAACAACACGTATCGCCGGTATCTAGACGAACTTGAAGTTGTCTTTTTACATCAATCACCAAATTCAGTCGAAATTTTATTGCAGGTAGACCGACGTGCCCGCGGACTTGGAGGATTTTTATCCGAAGCATTCGAAATGGATGAAAGCTTCATCCGCCTTACATTATCCGAACACGACAATATCCAGGCAAAGCTTGAGCAAGTGATTAAAACGAAGATGAAATAATAAAAAGGCAAGAAGCATCAGTCGCTTCTTGCCTTGTTTTATTTTAATCCTGGGTAGTTTTGTTGTCTTAGTACTTCGTAAATAACGATTGCCGCTGTGTTTGATAAATTCAGTGAGCGGATATGGTCACTTTGCGGGATGCGCAGACACATATCGGCACGCTCTTTTGCGAATTCTTTTGGCAATCCTGTCGTTTCTCTTCCGAACATAAAGTATAGGTCACGCTCTGTATTGCTGAAATCATGTGTCGTAAATGGCTCATCACTATATGTCTCAATTAAATACACATCGCCATCTTTACTGTACTCGATAAAATCTTCTAAAGAATCATGGTAAACGACATTCACGTGTTCCCAATAATCCAATCCAGCACGCTTCAGCATTTTGTCATCTGTTGAAAAGCCCAATGGACGGATTAAATGTAATGATGTATTCGTTCCAGCACAAGTGCGGGCAATGTTGCCTGTATTTGCTGGGATTTCTGGTTGATATAATACGATATGGTTTGGCACTTTACGATCCTTCTCTCTTAATGATTTAACATTGCCAGTCCTTTTTCAATCTCGGCCAGCACTTCTTCATCCTGCTCTGTATTTCTGGCAGCCAGTAAAATTTCTTCTGCCCCGTCTGTTCCGATTTTTCCGATTGCCCATGCAGCCGTCCCTCTTAATACAGGCCGTTCATCTTTTTGCAATACTTGAATTAAGTCAGGCATTGCCGCTTCTTCTTTAAAGTGGGCAAGCGCTAAAATGGCATTGCGCTGAATCGGCTTTTTACCACGCCATGAGCCGGATACATGTCCAAACTTTGCTTTAAATTCCTTATTGGAAATAGATAAAAGCGGCTGCAGTAACGGTTTTGCGATTTCAGGATCCGGCGTGAATTCATCATGAATCCAGTTTAGCTTTCCTTTATTTTTCGGACACACTGTCTGGCATGTATCACAGCCGTACAAACGGTTTCCGATTTTTGCACGAAACTCATCCGGCAAAAACCCTTTCGTCTGAGTTAAAAAGGCAATGCAACGCTGTGAATTCAGCTGCCCTGGTGCAACGATCGCTCCTGTTGGACATACATCGATACATAAAGTACAGTCACCACATTCGTCTTCCATCGGTGTATCTGGAGCAAACGGGATATTTGTGATGATTTCGCCTAAATAGACGTACGAACCAAATTCAGGTGTAATAATAGAGCAATTTTTGGCACTCCAGCCGATTCCTGCTCGTTCTGCAACCGCACGATCTACCAGTTCCCCGGTATCGACCATCGATTTCACCTTTACATTCGGCACCCGTTCCTGCAGCCAGGCTTCAATGAGC
Above is a window of Solibacillus isronensis DNA encoding:
- a CDS encoding disulfide oxidoreductase, whose protein sequence is MSKKLENALLIIWVVSLTATLGSLYFSEIRGYEPCTLCWYQRILMYPIVLISTIAYIQKNAKIALTTAVFSTIGAATSLYHYSLQKLVFMQDAAPACGRVACTGQYINWLGFITIPFLALTAFVIIAAVSFYMLKVLKGEK
- a CDS encoding thioredoxin family protein, whose amino-acid sequence is MKKLAIVGAVIVLLFAAIIVLTNMKNNEKLENNPYGTDNLKQSTIDLLDDENYQNIILPNALAEKIESGDGVVGYFFSPECSHCQNYTPKLMPIADELDVQVDQLNILEYTDEWTTYNIQATPTLIYFENGEEVARLEGDAPDETTRQFFNDVVLK
- a CDS encoding RluA family pseudouridine synthase; translation: MFTYIIHENGQTVEDLLREKWRLGKKLVHELRMAKAVTIDGEPIIWKESFEKGTKIEFAFDIPSSNYIPTDSCDVNIRYEDEHCLIVSKPKGMATHPNEPTDNDTCMNHVMRHIMDNGGHYAEHVHRLDQGTNGLLLVAKHPIAKSIFDRMIEEKTIIRTYAAEVQGNLRTDSGTINAAIGKDRHHNTRRVVSPTGQHAVTHYEVVNRYKGTCVVHVVLETGRTHQIRVHMAHLGHPIVGDTMYGARETASGDYELHAIQLAFMHPFLDEQIIVKDN
- a CDS encoding IS1182 family transposase — encoded protein: MFKDYNMNQLILPLDLEVKLHKNDIAFSIHNLVESIPNEAFAPFIHHTGCPSYHPRMMLKLILCGYTQSTFSGRKIEDLTRDSIRMMWLAQGYEPSYRTINRFRVHPNMKELIRQCFVQFRCQLVEEKLIDQEAIFIDGTKIEANANKFTFVWKKSVEKHHTNLVEKSNKLYDELLEHQIIPEIKRENDEQLSLEELTQVAHHLEEVVDDYTSKIEHSDDVIERKRLRSERKTPKQILKQVHDWIIRKQKYQKDFDVFGTRNSYSKTDHEATFMRMKDDYMQNGQLKPGYNVQIATEGQYTLAYDVFPNPTDTKTLIPFLNQIEENYFELPKHIVADAGYGSEQNYQDILNNRKRTALITFNHYLNEQKRKYKNDPFKTSNWVYEKENDAYICPNEKRLRFQYNSVRTDKSGFQREFKIYECEECTGCPFRTKCTKAAEGKNRRLMINENWEQQKEEVRAKLSEEKTAAIYRQRKIDVEPVFGFLKANLCFRRFSVRGKSKVTNEIGLALMATNLRKYAVRG
- a CDS encoding acyl dehydratase, which gives rise to MFKKFSPSLFFSMSAVTIVVVAPFIMIFHPIFQNEFFQYNKSAATFIPNPINLRLVLVTGFVLIVMFWLLAYRRNMKVYLIGMLLFILSIGIGYLSTQNYLLISQEQLERHYLFEEQQYRWEELDEVVYEYVVGSNKGDITFTTKTGDQFVIKEKELHSTGRSLIYQLSRANEVTYIEREKR
- a CDS encoding aldo/keto reductase codes for the protein MNLQSTKKLMNGVEMPYLGLGVYKMTDRDETLQAIETALDLGYRAIDTAALYYNEEEVGEAVRHSSVPREDIFVTTKVWNSDQGYDNTLRAFETSLKKLDMDYVDLYLTHWPVEDKYVDTFRAIERLYDEKLIRVPGVSNHHEHHLKKIMATCNVAPMVNQIEAHPYLSQETLRTFCEQQRIAVTAWSPLGRGNVLNDETIIRIANEYNVSPAQIILRWHLQNDVIIIPKSVTASRIKENIELYHFELTNETMQQLNALNRNERFGKDPDNFHFDF
- a CDS encoding long-chain fatty acid--CoA ligase, producing MMDTQLVLTGFLKRAQRYFPNKQIISRTSPTKTHRITFNDYVKRTHRLADALTKLGMKRGTKVGTFAWNHHRHLEAYFAIPCSGAILHTINIRLAPEHIVYIINHAEDEILLIDSDLFPLVEPALGHLKTVKHIIVIGDELSAPQSSFPNVYSYEQLLQEADENYEFPTDLDENLPAGMCYTSATTGMPKGVVYTHRSIVLHSLALGLAESFTVKESDTALPVVPMFHANAWGFPFAALNFGSNIVLPGPMMTPSLILDLVEQEKVTITAGVPTIWLGALVEQEKNPRDLSSVRLIISGGSASPKGLIQAYNEKLGVPYINAYGMTETSPLVSMSHLTSDMNDYTEDEQLNIRVSQGLTVSLIETEVVNENGPVPWDGKTMGELRVRGPWIASEYYNDERTNEAFRDGWLYTGDIAVYTKEGYIKLTDRTKDLIKSGGEWISSVDLENALMSHPAVFEAAVIAVPHPKWQERPLACVVLKEGATASKEELIESIELDFAKWWIPDDVVFLNEIPKTSVGKFLKATLREQLKDYKVQI
- a CDS encoding VOC family protein, whose translation is MATHFHKKPNLYPAHVQLKVSNLVRSIEYYTTVIGFKVLQQTETEAYLTADGQTSLVSLVEVQNAQPLKQGFAGLYHLALLLPSRKDLGNIVQHFVNMNIRLGAADHDVSEALYLNDPDGNGIEIYIDRHESEWTWNQDEQVHMVTEQLNFQPILAAADGNWNGLPADTVMGHVHLSVVNLDKSEQFYTNVLDYNVVTRYGAQALFVSTGKYHHHFGLNTWNSNNGHAPANDMVGLKSFTVVLKDAEYAEKVKQSLTTNGFIVENFAEAPAHGGTQLFSTVDPNGLRIVFTLDGE
- a CDS encoding sporulation protein — its product is MSLFNKVLASVGIGSAKVDTKLHKSTYTLNENISGVVEIIGGSTEQQIDAIYLTLYTNFIREIDDKKIKDDAVLHKYKLNEPFTIQADEKRQIPFSFALPPIVPVTTGNSRVWIQTGLDIKNAVDPTDKDFIEIQPTRLANGVLTAIQNMGFRLRKVDNEQAPSYLRRQTPIVQEFEFTPTNNTYRRYLDELEVVFLHQSPNSVEILLQVDRRARGLGGFLSEAFEMDESFIRLTLSEHDNIQAKLEQVIKTKMK
- the trmL gene encoding tRNA (uridine(34)/cytosine(34)/5-carboxymethylaminomethyluridine(34)-2'-O)-methyltransferase TrmL, which gives rise to MPNHIVLYQPEIPANTGNIARTCAGTNTSLHLIRPLGFSTDDKMLKRAGLDYWEHVNVVYHDSLEDFIEYSKDGDVYLIETYSDEPFTTHDFSNTERDLYFMFGRETTGLPKEFAKERADMCLRIPQSDHIRSLNLSNTAAIVIYEVLRQQNYPGLK
- the queG gene encoding tRNA epoxyqueuosine(34) reductase QueG produces the protein MKVHQLQEDLVKYAASIGVDKIGFTTAAPFHELKNRLRRQQQLAYQSGFEEANIELRTEPLKLLDEAESIIAIAIAYPSRMQDAPQGKKGERRGIFCRASWGIDYHTAVRERLQLIEAWLQERVPNVKVKSMVDTGELVDRAVAERAGIGWSAKNCSIITPEFGSYVYLGEIITNIPFAPDTPMEDECGDCTLCIDVCPTGAIVAPGQLNSQRCIAFLTQTKGFLPDEFRAKIGNRLYGCDTCQTVCPKNKGKLNWIHDEFTPDPEIAKPLLQPLLSISNKEFKAKFGHVSGSWRGKKPIQRNAILALAHFKEEAAMPDLIQVLQKDERPVLRGTAAWAIGKIGTDGAEEILLAARNTEQDEEVLAEIEKGLAMLNH